In a genomic window of Brassica rapa cultivar Chiifu-401-42 chromosome A10, CAAS_Brap_v3.01, whole genome shotgun sequence:
- the LOC117128869 gene encoding conserved oligomeric Golgi complex subunit 7-like, producing MAGRASLDVAAIRLVDVPEKARKLLNLLEQSKDPRFHALPLASQRVAAFEDTVNKLVYDILISKVRQRLGEVSRLPIWSSVEEQTAFALPNFSSYPQAYVTSVG from the exons ATGGCTGGACGAGCTTCCCTGGATGTGGCAGCTATTCGGTTGGTTGATGTTCCGGAGAAGGCTCGCAAACTCCTAAACCTGTTGGAACAG tcaAAAGATCCAAGGTTCCACGCACTGCCTTTGGCATCTCAGAGAGTAGCTGCGTTTGAGGACACAGTGAACAAACTTGTATATGACATCCTCATATCAAAAGTCAGGCAAAGACTCGGGGAAGTATCTCGcctaccaatctggtcttctgTGGAGGAACAAACTGCGTTTGCTCTACCAAACTTCAGCTCATACCCTCAGGCTTACGTTACAAGCGTTGGATAA